AGGCGAGGCTCAACTGAGAGAACGAGCGCACCCGGCGCTCCAATGCGCCGTCATCCGTGGTGCCCTCCAGGAGCGATTTCGCGGGCATGCCCGAGGTATGTGAGAGGAGTTGTTTCACGAGGATGCCGCTGCCCCGTCCATCCGCTGTCTGGAACCAGGGCAGGTAGCGCGTCACGGGCGCCTCCAGGTCCACCTTGCCCTGCTCCACCAGTTGCAGCAGGGCCAGCGCCGTCATGGACTTGGTGGTCGACCCCACCGACACGCGTGTGCACGCGGTCATCGGCTCGCCCGACTCCAGGTTGGCGCTCCCGTAACCCCTGACGTAGACGGGCTTTCCATCACGCACCACGACCAGCGAGAGGCCCGGGATACGGCCATGCCGCATCCGCTCCTCGACGAGCTGGTCGATGCTCTCCTTCAGCTCCCGAGGCAGGGAGGGCCGTCTCTGCAGGCAGGGTTGGTACTGCATTTCCGGTGGGCTCGAGGGCTCGGCGCACGCGGTGCTCCAGCTGACGCCCAACGAGAGCGCGGTGGCGAGAACGAATCTCTTCATCATGAGGGTGACTGCTCCGAGGAACTGGGGCTGGTCCGGCCAACCGCCCCTGGTTCGATGGACTGAGTCTCGGGAGCACCCGGAAATGATCAAAAATTCGAAACCGGCTCTCGGCCCTTCGTGTGCTGGGCGCGCCGGGAGAAGCGGAGCACCGCGCGGAAGACGGCCTCCACGCCCTCCGCGTCCAGCCCTCGCTCGGTGGCCCAGGCACGGCGCGAGGCGATCATTGCTTCCTCTCGCGCCGGGTCGGGCACCGGCTGTCCCGCCTGTGCCTTGGCCTGGAGCGCGCGCCGGGCCAGCTCGGCCCTCCGGGCCAGCAGCTCCACCAGCTCTCGATCGACCTGGTCGATGAGCTCGCGTGTCTCCGTCAGCTCCGGCAGGCCCGTCTCCAACGCTGGGAGCTCCAGGTGCGGTGTCTCCGGCGCCTCGGCCTCGGGAGGGATGGCCTCCAGCTCCTGATGGATGGCGTTGAGCGCGCCGAGCAGATGGCTCCGTGCCTCCGCCGCGAAGGGATTGTCGTGCTGGATGGCCGCGAAGAGGTGTCCGGCGTCCGCGCGGATGGTCTCGATGGTCCGTGACAGCGCCTTGAAGCTCGCCGGCGCGAAGGGCACGTCCACCCCCGAGCCCGCGTCCAGCATCCCCTTGGCCACGAAGAAGGTGAGCGCGTGCGTGTGCGCCATGATCCGGTCGTGCCCCTCGGGCGTCTGCTCGATGATCTCGCAGCCCAGCCGCTCGAAGAAGACCCGCGCCCGCTTCGCCGCGTCCGGGTGGAGCGGGTTGGGGCAGACCACCACGCGCAGCGGGCGCTCCGCCATGGCGAGGCTCAGAGGCCCGAAGAGCGGATGGGTCCCCACCCAGGGCACCTTCGTGCCGAGCACCTCGGCCAGCGCGTGCACGGGCTTCACCTTGACGCTCCCCACGTCGAGCACCAGCTGCTCTGGTTTCAGGTAGGGGCGCAGGCTCTCGAGCACGGCCTGCATCCGCGGCACCGGCACGGCCACCACCACCAGCTCCGCCCCGGCGGTCAGCTCCTGGAAGGACCCGGCCCGGTGGGCCTCGGGAATGTCGGCCACCGGGTCCAGCGCGCGGTAGCCCACCCCCGCCGCCTCCAACAGTGAGCCCAGCGCCCGGCCGAACCGTCCGTATCCAACGATGGCGACTCGCGACATGACCGCAACTGTACACGAGCCCCCAACGGCCTTGGACCCGCCTCCGTCCACAGGCGCAGAGTGCTTCCTTTCGCAGCACCCCCGAGAGGCAACCGAGCGTGTCCGAAGCGAAGAAGAACGTGGATCGCACCAGGCAGATCTTCGAGGAGATGTCCCGCACCGGCTCCGTCCAGCCCCTCCTCGACAAGCTGGACGACGATGCCACCTTCAAGCTCTCCCTACCCCCTGGTACCCCCCTCAGCGGCGAGTTCTGCGGCAGGCTCGCCATCGTCGATTACTTCGACCGGCTCGACGAGGTGCTCGACGTCCAGGAGATCCACACCTGGAACTTCGTCGGCAACGGCGACCAGGTCATCGTCCTCGGTGACGAGCAGTTCATCGTCAGGAAGACCGGCAGATCCTGCCGCAGCGAG
This DNA window, taken from Archangium lipolyticum, encodes the following:
- a CDS encoding nuclear transport factor 2 family protein; translated protein: MSEAKKNVDRTRQIFEEMSRTGSVQPLLDKLDDDATFKLSLPPGTPLSGEFCGRLAIVDYFDRLDEVLDVQEIHTWNFVGNGDQVIVLGDEQFIVRKTGRSCRSEFAFILDFRDGMIVRVLVIEDLSGVVEAFAPVGARAVARASGS
- a CDS encoding prephenate dehydrogenase/arogenate dehydrogenase family protein; this translates as MSRVAIVGYGRFGRALGSLLEAAGVGYRALDPVADIPEAHRAGSFQELTAGAELVVVAVPVPRMQAVLESLRPYLKPEQLVLDVGSVKVKPVHALAEVLGTKVPWVGTHPLFGPLSLAMAERPLRVVVCPNPLHPDAAKRARVFFERLGCEIIEQTPEGHDRIMAHTHALTFFVAKGMLDAGSGVDVPFAPASFKALSRTIETIRADAGHLFAAIQHDNPFAAEARSHLLGALNAIHQELEAIPPEAEAPETPHLELPALETGLPELTETRELIDQVDRELVELLARRAELARRALQAKAQAGQPVPDPAREEAMIASRRAWATERGLDAEGVEAVFRAVLRFSRRAQHTKGREPVSNF